The genomic region AAATGACGTTCCTTGCCTCTTCCTCTCTCACGTTTTTACACTTTCTGCCTATTACGATAGCTAACTCTCCCTCGTAGTCCACCCTTTCAGAAGCGGGCGGCAAGATAATTTTCATTTTATTTGAAATAACTGCTGTTGAGGGCTTCATAAAAAGTAGAGGTTCTTCCGGTAGAGGTTTTCCCATCTCTTCTGCGTGGGCTTTATAGTTAAGACCCACGGCAACAACCTTGCTTACCTTTGTTGGCGGCAAAAATTTTACCTCTTTTATGTTGTAGGTTTCCTCAAGTGGTGTTACAGATTCCATGAGGTCTGAAACGCGCCGTTCGGCAACCGGTATAACGTCCCTTCCTTTTACTATGCCGAAGAATACGCTATCCCCTTTTTTGAACCTTCCAATTTTCAAAGTAGCCTCCTCCATAACGGTTAAAAGACAGGAAATATTATACTCTAATTTTTCTCTCTGCCGTTGTAGCAGTAAAAAGAGATATAATTTCTAAAACAGGGAGAGAGGTAGATTTTGAGTTCAGATTTTCTAATTGTTATTCCTGCAAGACTTGGTTCAACGAGGCTTCCGGAAAAACCGCTTAGACTTTTGTGTGGTAAACCGCTGATAGAATGGGTTTACAGAGCTGTTTCTGCCTTTTGTGCCAATGTTTTAGTTGCCACGGACAGTGAAAGGGTGGCACATGTTGTAAGACGTGTCGGTGGTGAAGCTGTTCTGACGCCTTCGGATCTTCCGAGTGGGACGGACCGTGTTGCGGAAGCGGTAAGGATTTCAGGTTCTGATTTTAAATATATTGTGAACGTTCAAGGTGACGAGCCTTTTGTAAAAGCGGAGCACGTTCTTCCTATAGTTGAAAGGTTAAGGGCAGGTGACAGGTTTGCAACTGTCGCTGTTCCTTTTTCTTCTTTTGATGAAATAAATAAACCTTCAAATGTAAAGGTTGTAAGGGATAGAGAGGGATATGGTGTTTACTTTTCAAGAAGTCCCATTCCCTATGATAGAGATGGAAATCTTTTACCAAAAGACTATCTTAAGCACGTAGGAATTTACGGCTTCAGGAAAGATGCCCTTTTTGATTTTGTTTCGTGGAATGAAGGCTTTCTTGAAAAGGCTGAAAGACTTGAGCAGCTTAGAATTTTAGAACACGGTGACAGGATATACGTTTGCACCGTTGAGCATTATGGAATGGGTGTTGATACTGAGGAAGACCTTCTGAAAGCAGAAAAACTACTGAAGGAGAAGTTTGATGGCTGCTAAACTGATATTTATCACAGGTGGTGTTCTCTCTTCCATAGGTAAAGGCATAACGGCATCTTCGATAGGAACCCTTCTTGAGAGTAGAGGTTTGAGGGTTACAATTCAAAAACTTGATCCTTACCTTAACGTTGATGCCGGGACGATGAATCCCTACCAGCATGGAGAGGTGTTCGTGACCGATGACGGTGCTGAAACAGATCTTGATTTAGGGCACTACGAACGTTTTACTCACAGCGTAATGAAAAGGATAAATAACGTTACATCCGGACAGATATATCAGGAGATAATTTCAAAAGAGAGGAAAGGAGAATTTTTGGGGGCTACCGTTCAGGTTATCCCTCACGTTACAGACAGCATAAAAGAAAAGATAAGGAAAATAGCTTCTTCAAGTGTTGATGTTGCAATAGTGGAGGTTGGTGGAACTGTTGGAGATATTGAAGGACTGCCGTTTCTTGAAGCAATCAGGCAGGTTGGTATAGAAGTTGGAAAAACCAACGCTATCTATATTCACGTTACGTATGTTCCCTACGTCAGGGCTGCAGGAGAGCTTAAAACAAAACCGACACAGCATTCTGTTAAAGAGTTAAGGGCAATAGGTATCCAGCCCGACATTATAGTCTGTCGTTCTGAAAGGACAATTCCTTCTTCCGTTAAGAAGAAGATAGCCCTCTTCACGAACGTTAAAGAACGGGATGTAATAAACGCTAAGGACCTTTCAACGATTTATGAAGTGCCTCTTCATCTTAAAAAGGAAGGGATTGATGAAATAATACTTGAGAAGCTTCAGATACCCGCGGGAGAGCCTGAACTTGACGAGTGGAAGGATTTTGTTATCAGGGTTAAAAAGCCGGAGAATGGAGCGGTTTCAATAGCTGTTGTTGGAAAGTATATAGAGCTTCCCGATGCCTATAAGAGCATAATAGAGTCTTTTGTCCACGCAGGGGCTGAGAACAATGTAAAGGTTGATATAAGATGGGTTAACGCTGACCTTCTTGTTTCTGAAGAGCCGGAAGAGTATCTGGAAGACGTTCACGGTATCCTTGTTCCAGGTGGGTTTGGTGAGAGAGGTGTTGAGGGGAAGATAAAAGCTATCCGCTACGCAAGGGAAAACAAGATTCCGTTTCTTGGTATATGTCTTGGCATGCAGTGTGCAGTAATAGAGTTTGCAAGGAACGTTGCTGGATTGGAAGGTGCCCACAGTGCTGAGTTTAATCCGGAGACGGAATATCCGGTTATAGATTTGATGGAGTCTCAGAAGGGTATTAAGGAAAAAGGCGGAACAATGAGACTCGGTGCCTATCCTTGTGTTTTAAAAGAAGGTACAAAGAGTTTTACGGCTTACGGAGAGAAGGAAATTTCTGAAAGGCACAGACACAGGTACGAGTTTAACAACCGCTTTAGAGAAGTTCTTGAAAAGGCAGGACTTACCATTGCAGGAACTTCACCTGACAACTCACTTGTTGAAATTGTGGAGATAGAGGATCATCCGTGGTTTGTAGGTGTTCAGTTTCATCCTGAGTTTAAATCGAGACCCTGGAAACCTCATCCTCTCTTTGTTGACTTTGTGAGAGCTTCTGTTGGTAGGAGAGACAATGTATCATCTTAATGCAGCTAATCTTTTTTTGCAGGACGTTATATCTCTAATCGCCATACTTAATCCGGTGGCAGCTGCCGCTGTTATGATATCTCTTTTGCCGCCGGAAACACCGAAAGTCGTTACTGATAGTATCGCACTCAAAACGGCGAGGCTTGTTTTTATTGCCTGTATTGTCACCCTCTTTTTTGGTGATTTAATCTTTAAGGTTTTCGGTATAAACATCAATTCAATAAAGGTTATTGGTGGTCTTGTGCTTCTTGTTCTTTCATTAAACATGATTAACGGTAAACTTTCCATAGGAACAAAGCATACCGCCGAAGAGATTTCGGAAGCTGCAGAGAAAGAGGACATATCGATAGTGCCTCTTGGGATTCCAGTGCTTTTTGGTCCCGGAGTTATTGCCACGGTTATTATTTTAAAAGAGAGAAGCATGACGCTGTTTACTCTTGCACTTCTTATATGTGCAATAGGTGTTGCTTCATGGATTACTTATATTGTTCTTAAAAATGCCAGAATACTTATGAGGCAACTTGGTATTACAGGATTTAAGATAATTACGAGAATTATGGGACTTATTGTGGGTGCGATAGCTTCTCAGTTTATTATTTCTGGTGTAAAAGTTTTGTGGTTTAAGATGTAGGCAGGAAGAATGGAGGTAAAGGAGCTTTCAGGGAAAGAAATTACCACTATTGGAATAGGTGGACATTTTCCAGTTTTTTTCCCCGAAAATGAGAGAGAACTTTTAGAACTTATCTATGAAGATTTCTTTATTATCGGTGGTGGGAGCAACCTTGTTCTCCCGGATAAGCTCAATCTAAAATTGATTTCTCTTTCAAAATTTAAGAAGTTTTACTGTGATGGTGATTATCTTTTTGCCCAAGCAGGTGTTAGAGTAGGTGAAATTTTAAATCTTCAGATTAAAAAAGACTTTTCCATTTTTGAATTTTTGGCAGGAGTTCCGGGTGTTACCGTTGGAGGAGCAGTTTATCAGAATGCCGGAGCTTTTGGCAGAGAAACTGCAGAGCTTATAGAATCTATAGAGTACATAGATGAAGAGGGAAAACTTAAGGAACTGTCTGATACTTCAGGTTTCGGTTATAGAAAATCACCTTTTTCGAAAAAGGACATTATTATTAGTGTAAAGTTTAAGGTTGAATATTTTAAGAACGTGAAAGAAACCATAAAAAGTCTTGTAAAGAAACGTCTTGAAAAACATCCACCGTTCTATCTAAAAACTGCAGGCTCTACTTTTAAAAATCCTGAAAACCGTTCTGCCGGCTTTCTTATTGAATCGGCTGGTTTAAAGGGATTTTCTGTAGGTGATATTCAGATTTCCAAAAAACACGCCAATTTTCTCATTAACAGAGGCCGTGCAACATTCTCAGATTTTTGTAAAATTGTAGATGTTATAAAGAATCGAGTATTCAATAGTTTTGGTGTTGAGCTTGAACTTGAAGTTAAAATTCCCGGTTTTAAACTCTAACTATATGAGGTATGTCATGAGAAAAGTGCTGATTTTTCTTTCTCTTTTTATTGTTCCTTCTGTGTGTCGTGCCGGTGTATGGGAGACTAAATGTTCTGACTGCCATGGTCTGATAGCACCACCTAAAAAAGAGCTGCTTCAGAAGTTCAAAACGCCAGAGGATCTTGTTGCAAGGGCCAGAGCACTTGCAGATAAGAAGATAATGCCCTCTTTTGATTTTGAGGCAGCTGCGCAGGAGCTTTTTAACAGTGCCGCAACGGTTTCTGTGCCCACTTCTCTAAATTCAACAAAAGGTGTGGATTTAAAGCCACTTCCTTCTCTTCCGCCCATACCCTCAGATAACTCCCAGACACCTGCTAAAGTTATTCTTGGAAAAATGCTCTTTTTCGAAACAAGGCTCTCTAAAAGTAACACGATTTCATGTAACACCTGTCACAACATATCTTCTGGCGGTGATGACAATCAGCCTGTTGCAATAGGTTACGGCTGGCGTAAAAGCTTGAGAAATGCACCCACCATATTTAATGCAGGTTACCTTAAGGTCTACGGCTGGACAGGAAGAGCAAAAACTCTTGAAGAGATGATAAAGATGAACATTCAGGATCCCGTTAAGATGAACTCTTCTGAAGATGTAGCAGACAAACTTAAAACGATACCTGAGTATGTTGCGCTTTTCAGGAAAGCGTTTCCCGATGAAGGAGATCCTGTAACCTTTGATAACATAGCAAAGGCGATAGCTGCCTATGTCAGAACTTTGAACACTTTTGATTCTTCTTTTGACAGGTTTCTTAACGGTGATACTAAAGCTCTTTCTGATGATGCCAAGATGGGGATGAATCTCTTCATTGAAAAAGGTTGTATATCCTGCCATTATGGTCCTATGCTTACAGATAATAAGTTTCACGTTTTTAAGATAGATGATGACCCGGGACGTTACGAGGTTACCGGAAATGATACTGATAAAAATGCTTTCAGGACTGCACCTTTGAGGAACGTTGCGTTAACTGCTCCCTACTTTCACAACGGTTCTGTAAGAAGGCTGGATGTTGCGGTAAAAGTTATGGCGGACAAAATGCTGGATGAAAAACTCACCGATGTTGAAGCATGGCGCATAAAAGTGTTTCTTGAATCTTTGACGGCGCTTCCTTCAATAGATAGCCGGGTTATACCCGTTTTACCACAGAGAGACGAATAGGGGAGAAGAGATGATTTTAATCGCGGGTCCTTGCGTTATAGAGACAGAAGAGATTCTTTTTAAGGTTGCTAAAGTTGTTAAGGAGACTCAGAAGCTTTTCCCTGAGTGCAAAGTTATTTTTAAAGCTTCTTTTGATAAGGCAAACAGGAGTTCTATCCGTTCCTACAGAGGTCCTGGGCTTGATAAAGGATTGAGAATGCTTGAAAAGGTGAAAGAAACCTTTGATTTGCCTGTATTGACGGATATTCACGAATCATATCAGGCAGAACCTGTCGGTAGTGTGGTTGATTACATCCAGATTCCTGCATTTCTGTGTCGCCAAACAGACCTTCTTGTTGCCGCTGCAAAGACCGGTAAGCCGGTTAATGTGAAAAAGGGGCAGTTTATGGCTCCATGGGACATGGGAAACGTTGTTGAGAAGTTGAGAGAATCAGGAGCGAAAGAGATATTTCTGACGGAGAGGGGGACGACTTTTGGGTACAATAATCTGGTGGTTGATTTTAGAAGTGTTCCCATAATGAAATCTTTTGGTGTTCCTGTTATCTTTGACGCCACCCATTCTGTTCAGAAACCTGGAGGACTCGGTTCTGCTTCTGGCGGGGATAGAGAGTTTGTCCCTTATCTTGCGAAAGCTGCCGTGGCTGTTGGTGCTGATGGTCTCTTTTTTGAAACACATCCGGATCCCGAAACCGCCCTTTCAGACGGTCCAAACATGGTTCCTTTAAAGGATTTTCCATTGCTTGTTGAGGAACTTATTGAACTTTACAGGTTTGTGAGGCAGGATAGTGGCAGAAAGGCTTAAAAAGATTGATATAGATAAGATAGTCGAAATCCTTAAGAGGGAATCCAAAAAGTGGGATGTTCCTGTTGTAAGTTTAATGTCCCGGCACGATAGAGATCCTTTTAAAATTCTGATTTCAACGATACTCAGTTTAAGAACAAAGGATGAAGTAACGGCAAGGGCTTCAGAAAGGCTTTTTAAAAAGGCCGACAATCCTTACGATATGGTTAAACTTTCCGAAAAGGAGATAGAAGAACTTATCTATCCTGTTGGCTTTTACAGAAACAAGGCGAAAACGATAAAAGAGATATGTAAAACACTTATTGGAAAATATGACGGTAAGGTTCCTGATTCTCTTGATGAACTTTTGAAGCTTAAAGGTGTTGGCAGAAAAACGGCCAACCTTGTTGTTACGCTTGGTTTTAACAAGCCGGGTATCTGTGTTGATACTCATGTTCACAGGATAATGAACAGGATTGGTTACGTTAAAACAAAAACACCTGAAGAGACAGAATTTGCTCTGAGAAAAAAGTTGCCCAAGAAGTACTGGAAGATTATTAATGAACTTCTTGTTGCCCTGGGCCAGCATGTATGCCATCCGACTTCTCCTAAATG from Desulfurobacterium sp. TC5-1 harbors:
- a CDS encoding CTP synthase gives rise to the protein MAAKLIFITGGVLSSIGKGITASSIGTLLESRGLRVTIQKLDPYLNVDAGTMNPYQHGEVFVTDDGAETDLDLGHYERFTHSVMKRINNVTSGQIYQEIISKERKGEFLGATVQVIPHVTDSIKEKIRKIASSSVDVAIVEVGGTVGDIEGLPFLEAIRQVGIEVGKTNAIYIHVTYVPYVRAAGELKTKPTQHSVKELRAIGIQPDIIVCRSERTIPSSVKKKIALFTNVKERDVINAKDLSTIYEVPLHLKKEGIDEIILEKLQIPAGEPELDEWKDFVIRVKKPENGAVSIAVVGKYIELPDAYKSIIESFVHAGAENNVKVDIRWVNADLLVSEEPEEYLEDVHGILVPGGFGERGVEGKIKAIRYARENKIPFLGICLGMQCAVIEFARNVAGLEGAHSAEFNPETEYPVIDLMESQKGIKEKGGTMRLGAYPCVLKEGTKSFTAYGEKEISERHRHRYEFNNRFREVLEKAGLTIAGTSPDNSLVEIVEIEDHPWFVGVQFHPEFKSRPWKPHPLFVDFVRASVGRRDNVSS
- the kdsB gene encoding 3-deoxy-manno-octulosonate cytidylyltransferase, which gives rise to MSSDFLIVIPARLGSTRLPEKPLRLLCGKPLIEWVYRAVSAFCANVLVATDSERVAHVVRRVGGEAVLTPSDLPSGTDRVAEAVRISGSDFKYIVNVQGDEPFVKAEHVLPIVERLRAGDRFATVAVPFSSFDEINKPSNVKVVRDREGYGVYFSRSPIPYDRDGNLLPKDYLKHVGIYGFRKDALFDFVSWNEGFLEKAERLEQLRILEHGDRIYVCTVEHYGMGVDTEEDLLKAEKLLKEKFDGC
- a CDS encoding fumarylacetoacetate hydrolase family protein; translation: MKIGRFKKGDSVFFGIVKGRDVIPVAERRVSDLMESVTPLEETYNIKEVKFLPPTKVSKVVAVGLNYKAHAEEMGKPLPEEPLLFMKPSTAVISNKMKIILPPASERVDYEGELAIVIGRKCKNVREEEARNVILGYTCFNDVTARDLQKKDVQYTRAKSFDTFAPYGPWINMNIDPTGLPITTRVNGEVKQQGNTSDMIFSPFYLVSYISKIMTLLPGDVIITGTPPGVGPLKDGDKVEIEIEGIGTLINYVKAEGREEA
- a CDS encoding MarC family protein — encoded protein: MYHLNAANLFLQDVISLIAILNPVAAAAVMISLLPPETPKVVTDSIALKTARLVFIACIVTLFFGDLIFKVFGININSIKVIGGLVLLVLSLNMINGKLSIGTKHTAEEISEAAEKEDISIVPLGIPVLFGPGVIATVIILKERSMTLFTLALLICAIGVASWITYIVLKNARILMRQLGITGFKIITRIMGLIVGAIASQFIISGVKVLWFKM
- a CDS encoding cytochrome c peroxidase → MRKVLIFLSLFIVPSVCRAGVWETKCSDCHGLIAPPKKELLQKFKTPEDLVARARALADKKIMPSFDFEAAAQELFNSAATVSVPTSLNSTKGVDLKPLPSLPPIPSDNSQTPAKVILGKMLFFETRLSKSNTISCNTCHNISSGGDDNQPVAIGYGWRKSLRNAPTIFNAGYLKVYGWTGRAKTLEEMIKMNIQDPVKMNSSEDVADKLKTIPEYVALFRKAFPDEGDPVTFDNIAKAIAAYVRTLNTFDSSFDRFLNGDTKALSDDAKMGMNLFIEKGCISCHYGPMLTDNKFHVFKIDDDPGRYEVTGNDTDKNAFRTAPLRNVALTAPYFHNGSVRRLDVAVKVMADKMLDEKLTDVEAWRIKVFLESLTALPSIDSRVIPVLPQRDE
- the nth gene encoding endonuclease III codes for the protein MAERLKKIDIDKIVEILKRESKKWDVPVVSLMSRHDRDPFKILISTILSLRTKDEVTARASERLFKKADNPYDMVKLSEKEIEELIYPVGFYRNKAKTIKEICKTLIGKYDGKVPDSLDELLKLKGVGRKTANLVVTLGFNKPGICVDTHVHRIMNRIGYVKTKTPEETEFALRKKLPKKYWKIINELLVALGQHVCHPTSPKCSICPIRDYCQKVGVKRSR
- the murB gene encoding UDP-N-acetylmuramate dehydrogenase — translated: MEVKELSGKEITTIGIGGHFPVFFPENERELLELIYEDFFIIGGGSNLVLPDKLNLKLISLSKFKKFYCDGDYLFAQAGVRVGEILNLQIKKDFSIFEFLAGVPGVTVGGAVYQNAGAFGRETAELIESIEYIDEEGKLKELSDTSGFGYRKSPFSKKDIIISVKFKVEYFKNVKETIKSLVKKRLEKHPPFYLKTAGSTFKNPENRSAGFLIESAGLKGFSVGDIQISKKHANFLINRGRATFSDFCKIVDVIKNRVFNSFGVELELEVKIPGFKL
- the kdsA gene encoding 3-deoxy-8-phosphooctulonate synthase, with the translated sequence MILIAGPCVIETEEILFKVAKVVKETQKLFPECKVIFKASFDKANRSSIRSYRGPGLDKGLRMLEKVKETFDLPVLTDIHESYQAEPVGSVVDYIQIPAFLCRQTDLLVAAAKTGKPVNVKKGQFMAPWDMGNVVEKLRESGAKEIFLTERGTTFGYNNLVVDFRSVPIMKSFGVPVIFDATHSVQKPGGLGSASGGDREFVPYLAKAAVAVGADGLFFETHPDPETALSDGPNMVPLKDFPLLVEELIELYRFVRQDSGRKA